A single Nocardioides bizhenqiangii DNA region contains:
- a CDS encoding sensor histidine kinase: MRRATTGLDLALAGLMTVAACAEVVISGGGGTALGFGVAATLLIAFRRRIPLVTACGVTVCLIAESVFVEPPDRAVPMFVLILASFSVAAHANRRDAAFGLSFLSLAMITTGALDAGDDVASLLPGWALFVGIPGGVGVAFRKRTGDVAVMEARAAAAEVAALEAVEAERRRLARELHDVVSHAVTLISVQAEAGQAVIDSDVEGARRALAAIGAASQDAVAELHAMLALLHEPSDESTGSTSTGLADLPSLVAGVRAAGLRVELVTRGVSALPPAADHCAFRVVQEGLTNALRHERNAQVRLVIDHADADSAIRVESRGTRHQSSYGGSGRGIAGLRERVAAVGGSLEVLDHDGTYCLQAVLPR; this comes from the coding sequence GTGCGGCGCGCCACGACAGGCCTCGATCTCGCCCTCGCCGGGCTGATGACAGTGGCAGCGTGCGCCGAGGTCGTCATCAGCGGTGGCGGCGGAACGGCACTCGGGTTCGGCGTGGCCGCCACGTTGCTGATCGCATTCCGACGCCGGATTCCGTTGGTCACCGCGTGCGGCGTGACGGTGTGCCTGATCGCCGAGTCGGTGTTTGTCGAGCCGCCTGACCGAGCGGTCCCGATGTTCGTCCTCATCCTTGCCAGCTTCTCGGTCGCCGCCCACGCCAACCGCCGGGACGCGGCGTTCGGTTTGTCGTTCCTGAGCTTGGCGATGATCACCACGGGAGCCCTCGATGCCGGTGACGACGTCGCATCGTTGCTTCCCGGCTGGGCGCTGTTCGTGGGCATCCCAGGCGGGGTCGGTGTCGCCTTCCGCAAGCGCACCGGCGACGTAGCGGTCATGGAGGCCAGGGCTGCGGCTGCGGAGGTCGCGGCGCTCGAGGCGGTAGAGGCCGAGCGTCGCCGCCTTGCTCGCGAGCTCCACGATGTGGTGTCCCACGCGGTCACGCTGATCTCGGTCCAGGCCGAGGCCGGTCAGGCGGTGATCGACTCCGATGTCGAGGGGGCGCGCCGCGCCCTGGCCGCGATCGGTGCCGCGAGCCAGGACGCTGTGGCCGAGCTCCACGCGATGCTTGCCCTGCTGCACGAGCCGAGCGACGAGTCAACAGGTTCCACGTCGACCGGACTGGCTGACCTGCCGTCGCTCGTTGCCGGTGTGCGGGCGGCCGGGCTGCGTGTCGAGCTCGTGACGCGAGGGGTGTCCGCCTTGCCTCCGGCTGCCGACCACTGCGCGTTCCGGGTTGTGCAAGAAGGCCTGACCAACGCTCTGCGGCACGAGCGGAACGCGCAGGTGAGGCTGGTGATCGACCACGCGGACGCGGACTCGGCAATCCGGGTGGAGAGTCGCGGGACGCGTCACCAGTCGTCCTACGGCGGGAGCGGGCGGGGGATCGCGGGATTGCGTGAACGGGTCGCCGCAGTCGGCGGTTCGCTCGAGGTTCTCGACCACGACGGCACCTACTGCCTGCAGGCGGTGCTGCCCCGATGA
- a CDS encoding ATP-binding protein: MDPIRNPYAPGAGQRPPELAGRDEQLTAFDVVLERVARGRPERSLVLTGLRGVGKTVLLNALRSAAVRKGWGTGKLEARPDQSLRRPLSGALHQAVRELGHPNPDEVDHVLGVIRSFAEREAGADAKLKDRWSPGIAVPAVRGRADSGDIEIDLVELLSDVGGLAADKGLGVAVFIDEMQDVGAADVSALCAACHELSQSGLPVIVVGAGLPHLPAVLSASKSYSERLFSYQRIDRLSREAADRALAAPAAEEDAEYDDAALAALYDATGGYPYFIQAYGKAVWDLAPRSPISADDVAVAAPEAERELAVGFFGSRYDRATPGERDYLRAMADAHSGADPVGAVATADVASVLGKKPQSLSPARDSLLKKGLIYSGERGRIAFTVPHFGRYLRTQG; this comes from the coding sequence GTGGACCCGATCCGGAATCCCTACGCGCCCGGCGCCGGCCAGCGGCCGCCCGAGCTCGCCGGCCGCGACGAGCAGCTCACCGCGTTCGACGTGGTGCTCGAGCGGGTCGCCCGCGGTCGCCCCGAGCGGTCGCTCGTCCTCACCGGGCTGCGTGGTGTCGGCAAGACGGTGCTCCTCAACGCGCTGCGCTCGGCCGCGGTCCGCAAGGGGTGGGGCACCGGCAAGCTGGAGGCGCGCCCCGACCAGTCGCTGCGGCGTCCGCTGTCCGGGGCTCTCCACCAGGCGGTCCGGGAGCTCGGCCACCCCAACCCGGACGAGGTCGATCACGTGCTCGGCGTCATCCGCTCCTTCGCCGAGCGCGAGGCCGGCGCCGACGCGAAGCTCAAGGACAGGTGGAGCCCCGGCATCGCGGTGCCGGCGGTGCGCGGCCGCGCCGATTCCGGGGACATCGAGATCGACCTGGTCGAGCTGCTCTCCGACGTGGGCGGCCTCGCGGCCGACAAGGGCCTCGGGGTCGCGGTCTTCATCGACGAGATGCAGGACGTCGGCGCGGCCGACGTGTCGGCGCTCTGCGCCGCCTGTCACGAGCTCAGCCAGAGCGGCCTGCCGGTCATCGTGGTCGGCGCGGGGCTCCCGCACCTGCCCGCGGTCCTCTCGGCGTCGAAGTCCTACTCCGAGCGGCTCTTCTCCTACCAGCGGATCGACCGGCTGAGCCGCGAGGCCGCCGACCGGGCGCTGGCGGCGCCGGCGGCCGAGGAGGACGCCGAGTACGACGACGCCGCGCTGGCCGCGCTGTACGACGCGACCGGTGGCTATCCCTACTTCATCCAGGCCTACGGCAAGGCGGTGTGGGACCTGGCGCCGCGCTCGCCGATCAGCGCGGACGACGTCGCGGTCGCCGCTCCCGAGGCCGAGCGCGAGCTCGCCGTCGGGTTCTTCGGGTCGCGCTATGACCGCGCGACGCCGGGCGAGCGCGACTACCTGCGTGCGATGGCGGACGCCCACTCCGGTGCGGACCCGGTCGGAGCCGTCGCCACCGCCGACGTCGCCAGCGTGCTCGGCAAGAAGCCGCAGTCGCTCTCACCCGCGCGCGACAGCCTGCTCAAGAAGGGGCTGATCTACTCCGGGGAGCGCGGACGGATCGCGTTCACCGTGCCGCACTTCGGGCGCTACCTGCGCACCCAGGGCTGA